A section of the Streptomyces sp. NBC_01591 genome encodes:
- a CDS encoding GNAT family N-acetyltransferase, with translation MPESDTTVSASVRPGPRAGLVVTAAPEPADIALISDALDRFNIRETGVDDRRPLAVLVRDPRTHQVVGGLTGRTSLGLFFVDLFFLPPELRGSGLGSEILRRAEDEAHARGCRTAVLYTISFQAPDFYRKQGWKHLAEVPCDPSGTSRVFMTKELGTTKELGTTKELGMTKEFGAPTGEGA, from the coding sequence ATGCCCGAATCCGACACGACCGTCAGTGCGTCCGTACGTCCCGGCCCTCGCGCGGGCCTCGTCGTCACCGCTGCGCCGGAGCCCGCGGACATCGCCCTGATCTCCGACGCTCTGGACCGGTTCAACATCCGGGAAACGGGAGTCGACGACCGGCGACCGCTCGCGGTCCTCGTCCGTGATCCGCGGACCCACCAGGTGGTCGGCGGACTGACCGGGCGCACTTCGCTCGGGCTGTTCTTCGTCGATCTCTTCTTCCTGCCGCCCGAGCTGCGAGGCAGTGGCCTGGGCAGCGAGATCCTCCGGCGGGCCGAGGACGAGGCTCACGCCCGTGGCTGCCGCACGGCCGTGCTCTACACGATCAGCTTCCAGGCCCCTGACTTCTACCGGAAGCAGGGGTGGAAGCACCTGGCAGAGGTCCCCTGCGACCCATCGGGCACCAGCCGCGTCTTCATGACGAAGGAACTCGGCACGACGAAGGAACTCGGCACGACGAAGGAACTTGGCATGACGAAGGAATTCGGTGCCCCGACCGGTGAAGGAGCCTGA
- a CDS encoding TetR/AcrR family transcriptional regulator, producing MESRTGKRAAAAKGKRADSGRPRPSLSPRLIVEACLELMDIEGADALTFRRIGAQLGADPTALYRHFRNKDDLLLAVADHLLEEGLEGFEPSGDWQQTLRSLFIRIHKVYLSHPRAAMLATVRITRRPAEMRVIETTLTALSDAGFPPEQAVRHHRALVDFILAWSCMDATYSTLDAHTRRGDESAWSGEYAAVSAATHPHIAAAAPYLASVEDDASFHFALDLMLDAIGARAPTRG from the coding sequence GTGGAGTCACGTACGGGGAAGCGGGCCGCGGCGGCGAAGGGGAAACGTGCCGACTCCGGCCGTCCGCGGCCGTCGCTCAGCCCTCGGCTGATCGTCGAGGCATGCCTCGAACTCATGGACATCGAAGGTGCCGATGCCCTGACGTTCCGCCGGATCGGCGCCCAGCTGGGCGCCGACCCCACGGCTCTCTACCGGCACTTCCGCAACAAGGACGATCTGCTGCTCGCGGTGGCGGACCACCTGTTGGAGGAGGGTCTCGAAGGATTCGAGCCCTCCGGTGACTGGCAGCAGACGCTGCGCAGCCTGTTCATCCGCATCCACAAGGTCTATCTCTCGCACCCGCGCGCCGCCATGCTCGCCACGGTGCGCATCACGCGGCGCCCGGCCGAGATGCGGGTGATCGAGACGACCCTCACCGCGCTGTCCGACGCGGGATTCCCGCCCGAGCAGGCGGTACGCCACCACCGGGCACTGGTGGACTTCATCCTGGCGTGGTCGTGCATGGACGCCACCTACAGCACACTCGACGCACACACCCGCCGCGGCGACGAGTCCGCCTGGTCCGGCGAGTACGCGGCCGTATCCGCCGCCACCCACCCCCATATCGCGGCGGCGGCCCCCTACTTGGCCTCGGTGGAGGACGACGCCAGCTTCCATTTCGCGCTGGACCTGATGCTGGACGCCATCGGCGCCCGCGCTCCCACGCGTGGCTGA
- a CDS encoding serine/threonine-protein kinase: MDRRVTDPMAAGDPRRVGPYRLVGKLGRGGMGQVFLGRSQGGRMVAVKLVNPELAEDTEFRRRFALEAEAARKVGGFYTAQVVDAGVDDDPPWLVTAYIPGPSLQQAVRTHGPLPYTALRVLGSGLAEGLAAIHNCDLVHRDLKPANVILADDGPRVIDFGIARALDSAHLTASVIGTPGFMSPEQCLGRETGPASDVFALACVLVYAATGRSPYGQGGAAAIHYRTVHEAPDLTGVPPELVPFLEACLATEPERRPTVTEALERLATSTDDTEWLPAGVSAMVRERRAETKVLPPDEVPTDPGNGGSSRWRGRLALLASGGLVLTAAAVWGAVAWLAPPDRTDDAAAAGHGSPRATHSGEPAADSTDPCDIIDRDIIQESVLVDTGTPGGYSSGSETMKSCKWQTAQFGDPDTDMDGFYTLVYAPNRIEVIRKDRRPDPVDLSGIPDAQAYSNESESGCEVSWPTSFGYAIVFGTEGDNFLAGDCVVVARFAQAVYPKVPK; this comes from the coding sequence GTGGACCGTCGAGTGACCGACCCCATGGCGGCCGGAGACCCGCGCCGCGTCGGCCCCTACCGCCTCGTGGGCAAGCTCGGACGCGGCGGCATGGGGCAGGTGTTCCTCGGCCGGTCGCAGGGCGGCAGGATGGTTGCGGTGAAGCTGGTGAACCCGGAACTGGCCGAAGACACGGAATTCCGGCGGAGGTTCGCCCTGGAGGCCGAGGCGGCCCGCAAGGTCGGCGGCTTCTACACCGCCCAGGTCGTGGACGCGGGCGTGGACGACGATCCGCCGTGGCTGGTCACCGCCTACATTCCGGGACCGTCCCTCCAGCAGGCGGTGCGGACGCACGGCCCGCTCCCGTACACCGCGCTGCGGGTGCTCGGCTCCGGCCTGGCCGAGGGGCTTGCCGCGATCCACAACTGCGACCTCGTCCACCGTGATCTGAAGCCCGCCAACGTGATCCTGGCGGACGACGGGCCACGCGTCATCGACTTCGGGATCGCCCGTGCCCTCGACTCGGCACACCTGACGGCATCGGTGATCGGCACACCCGGCTTCATGTCCCCCGAGCAATGCCTCGGCCGCGAGACCGGGCCCGCTTCCGATGTCTTCGCCCTCGCCTGCGTCCTGGTCTACGCGGCCACGGGGCGCAGCCCGTACGGGCAGGGCGGCGCGGCCGCGATCCACTACCGGACCGTGCACGAAGCCCCCGACCTGACCGGTGTGCCACCCGAACTCGTCCCGTTCCTGGAGGCATGTCTGGCCACGGAGCCGGAGCGTCGTCCGACCGTCACCGAGGCCCTGGAGCGGCTGGCAACGTCGACGGACGACACCGAGTGGCTTCCGGCGGGTGTGAGCGCGATGGTGCGCGAACGCCGCGCGGAGACGAAGGTGCTGCCGCCCGACGAGGTCCCCACGGATCCCGGCAACGGCGGCTCGTCCCGGTGGCGCGGACGGCTCGCCCTGCTGGCCTCCGGCGGCCTGGTGCTGACCGCGGCCGCCGTCTGGGGCGCCGTGGCCTGGCTCGCCCCTCCCGACCGGACGGACGACGCCGCCGCCGCCGGCCATGGCAGCCCCCGGGCAACACACAGCGGAGAACCGGCCGCCGACAGTACCGACCCGTGCGACATCATCGACCGCGACATCATCCAGGAAAGCGTGCTCGTGGATACAGGTACTCCGGGCGGGTACAGCAGTGGCTCGGAGACCATGAAGTCCTGCAAGTGGCAGACAGCCCAGTTCGGCGACCCCGACACCGACATGGACGGCTTCTACACGCTGGTGTACGCACCGAACCGTATCGAGGTGATCCGCAAGGACCGCCGGCCCGACCCGGTGGACCTCTCCGGCATCCCGGACGCGCAGGCGTACTCCAACGAGTCGGAGTCCGGCTGCGAGGTCTCGTGGCCGACGTCCTTCGGCTACGCCATCGTCTTCGGCACCGAAGGAGACAACTTCCTCGCAGGGGACTGCGTCGTCGTGGCGAGGTTCGCCCAGGCAGTCTACCCGAAGGTGCCCAAGTAG
- a CDS encoding WD40 repeat domain-containing serine/threonine protein kinase: MREQLGAADSRQAGPYRLVAALGRGGMGRVFLGRSRGGRLVAVKVVDEALAGDEEFRRRFAQATQEARRVGGFYTAQVVDADPDADPPWLASAYVPGPSLDEAVRAHGPLPYQAVQVLGSGLAEGLAAIHTAQLVHGGLKPSNVILADDGPRITDFALARALDAAHPSMTVSAEHGAFMSPEAARGQHAGPGSDVFSLAGVLVFAATGHGPFAGGVGAEVLHRIVNAEPDLTGVPDPLAGLLAACLAKNPEQRPSLGHLLQQLAPGDGQGAGQDTGWLPPPVAAMVDGQRTVPSANPMRRRAFLAGGVAAAAAVAVPVGIWLSSGSGSSDGKGASGSGSKGGGSAEEKPAGPKLTPTETIDIGKTDASIHLAYSPDGKQLAIGLKSSVTLWDSASRSKIATLTPKAEGLLAHCVAFGGDGLLALGYLKAPARDNDFQMGAGGVTVWDTASRKEIAALSAPAKGSSLYPMQSVAFSPDGKLLAGARSGPRDSFGEVPLWDVRSGRKVKDLVVGAGKGSSMNAVRSVAFSPDGRILAAGYGGELKGGVVLFDTSSWSPIATLPLNDTDAFGVTTVAFAPDGRTLAGTFGGIALWDVAARKLTARIGAAADQIQSMAISPDGSAVAGAGGGHAVAGHIALWDLASHKEIVSVPAGRSGVGDVVFHPDGRTLATAYTNAKMLSTVQLWTVE, from the coding sequence CGAAGCGCTCGCGGGGGACGAGGAGTTCCGGCGCCGCTTCGCGCAGGCGACACAGGAGGCCCGCAGGGTGGGGGGCTTCTACACCGCGCAGGTGGTGGACGCGGACCCCGACGCCGACCCGCCGTGGCTGGCGTCGGCATACGTCCCGGGCCCTTCTCTCGATGAGGCGGTACGCGCGCACGGCCCGTTGCCGTACCAGGCCGTGCAGGTGCTCGGCTCCGGGCTGGCCGAAGGTCTGGCCGCGATCCACACCGCGCAGCTCGTGCATGGCGGCCTGAAGCCGAGCAACGTGATCCTGGCCGATGACGGGCCGCGGATCACCGACTTCGCCCTCGCGCGGGCCCTGGACGCCGCGCATCCGTCGATGACGGTGAGCGCCGAGCACGGCGCGTTCATGTCGCCCGAGGCGGCGCGCGGGCAGCATGCCGGACCCGGGTCGGACGTCTTCTCCCTCGCCGGGGTGCTCGTCTTCGCGGCCACGGGGCACGGGCCCTTCGCGGGCGGTGTGGGGGCCGAGGTGCTCCACCGCATCGTCAACGCCGAGCCGGACCTCACCGGCGTCCCGGACCCGCTGGCCGGGCTGCTCGCGGCGTGCCTGGCGAAGAATCCCGAACAGCGGCCCAGCCTGGGCCATCTGCTCCAGCAGCTTGCCCCGGGCGATGGGCAGGGCGCCGGGCAGGACACCGGGTGGCTGCCGCCGCCGGTCGCGGCCATGGTGGACGGACAGCGGACCGTCCCGTCGGCGAACCCCATGCGGCGGCGGGCGTTCCTGGCGGGCGGAGTGGCGGCGGCCGCGGCCGTGGCGGTTCCCGTGGGGATCTGGCTCAGCTCCGGCTCCGGCTCCAGCGACGGAAAAGGAGCGTCCGGGAGCGGGTCGAAGGGCGGGGGATCGGCCGAGGAGAAGCCGGCCGGCCCGAAGCTCACGCCGACCGAGACCATCGACATCGGCAAGACCGACGCCTCCATCCACCTCGCCTACAGCCCGGACGGCAAGCAGCTGGCCATCGGCCTCAAGAGCAGCGTGACGCTGTGGGACTCGGCTTCCCGGTCGAAGATCGCCACGCTGACGCCGAAGGCCGAGGGGCTGCTGGCCCACTGCGTCGCATTCGGCGGCGACGGCCTGCTCGCTCTCGGCTATCTGAAAGCACCGGCCCGGGACAACGACTTCCAGATGGGCGCCGGCGGGGTCACGGTCTGGGACACCGCCTCGCGCAAGGAGATCGCGGCGCTCTCCGCACCCGCCAAGGGCAGCAGCCTGTACCCGATGCAGTCGGTGGCGTTCAGTCCGGACGGCAAGCTGCTGGCCGGAGCCCGAAGCGGGCCGCGCGACAGCTTCGGCGAGGTTCCGCTGTGGGACGTACGCTCCGGGAGGAAGGTCAAGGACCTGGTCGTCGGAGCGGGCAAGGGCAGCAGCATGAACGCGGTGCGGAGCGTCGCGTTCAGCCCGGACGGCAGGATCCTTGCAGCCGGGTACGGCGGCGAACTCAAGGGCGGAGTAGTCCTGTTCGACACCTCGTCCTGGTCGCCGATCGCGACGCTGCCGCTGAACGACACGGATGCCTTCGGGGTCACCACCGTGGCGTTCGCTCCCGACGGCAGGACCCTCGCCGGTACCTTCGGCGGGATCGCTCTGTGGGACGTCGCCGCACGGAAACTGACCGCCAGGATCGGCGCTGCCGCCGACCAGATCCAGAGCATGGCGATCAGCCCGGACGGCTCCGCCGTGGCCGGGGCCGGCGGCGGTCACGCGGTGGCAGGCCATATCGCTCTGTGGGACCTGGCGTCGCACAAGGAGATCGTCTCCGTCCCGGCGGGCCGCAGCGGCGTCGGCGACGTGGTCTTCCATCCCGACGGCCGTACCCTCGCCACCGCCTACACCAATGCCAAGATGCTCTCCACCGTGCAGCTGTGGACCGTCGAGTGA